A genomic stretch from Longimicrobium terrae includes:
- a CDS encoding ExbD/TolR family protein, producing MAMGTVGRRGGLTATINMTPMIDVVMVLLIVFMVVQMGLQRGLVVQVPPPEPSSIDSTDPTALVLQVRAGGRYAVNHQPLDGEKVREQLAAILAPRPRKVLFVAGEGPLSYGEIVAAVDVGRAAGAEVIGLSPAN from the coding sequence ATGGCGATGGGAACTGTCGGACGGCGGGGCGGGTTGACTGCGACGATCAACATGACGCCCATGATCGACGTGGTGATGGTGCTGCTGATCGTGTTCATGGTGGTGCAGATGGGGCTGCAGCGCGGGCTGGTGGTGCAGGTGCCGCCGCCTGAGCCGTCGTCCATCGACAGCACCGATCCCACCGCGCTGGTGCTGCAGGTGCGCGCGGGCGGCCGGTACGCGGTCAATCACCAGCCGCTGGACGGAGAAAAGGTGCGGGAGCAGTTGGCGGCGATCCTGGCGCCGCGGCCCCGGAAGGTGCTGTTCGTGGCGGGTGAGGGACCGCTCTCGTACGGCGAGATCGTCGCGGCGGTGGACGTGGGCCGCGCGGCTGGAGCCGAGGTGATCGGGCTGAGTCCGGCGAACTGA
- a CDS encoding M3 family metallopeptidase has translation MTARTDFADHDNPLLRTELPIPFDRIQAEHVVPAVRAALSRAEAELEAIVTLGGERTYENTVLELEEVSERMGRVTRPVSHLIGVHDTPELRAAWQEMVPEISAFNARIALNPGLWSAVKAYADTEAARALTGVRARHLKKMVRAFVRAGADLPDEAKSRIEALRVELSSVAQKFANNVLDATNAFELVVTDEAELEGLPESARAQARAAAQAKGVEGWRFTLQIPSFQPFLQYSARRDLRRRMYEAYSNRASSGEHDNRPLIRRLLELRRELAGVLGFRDWAEYTLEESMAGSGDRAIAFEEDLTARTRPAWNREIAALREFARDELGMSELEPWDVSFAAERMRLARFDLDAEALRPYFPLDRVLEGLFEIAHRLFGVTVQPRELAAVWHPDVRFYDVADEGGNRLGGFYTDWFPREDKRGGAWMSGMILGGPRAHGWEPHLGFVAANVSPPEGDHPALLTHREVQTVFHEFGHLLHHMLSRVEIGALGGTRVPTDWVELPSQIMENWTWERPALDLFARHWQTGEPIPDALFDRMRAARIHMGAHHQMRQLSFGTVDLELHARFDPASGEDPVARAQRVMEDFSLAPRFARDHFITSFAHIFSGGYAAGYYSYLWSEVLEADAFSRFATEGLFNRETGRAYVEHVLSQGDAEDPAELFRRFMGRDPDPEALLRRNLGVDAAA, from the coding sequence ATGACCGCTCGCACCGACTTCGCGGACCACGACAATCCCCTGCTGCGGACCGAACTCCCGATCCCCTTCGACCGGATCCAGGCGGAGCACGTCGTTCCCGCCGTCCGCGCCGCCCTGTCGCGCGCCGAAGCCGAACTGGAGGCCATCGTCACCCTCGGGGGCGAGCGGACGTACGAGAACACGGTGCTTGAACTGGAGGAGGTCAGCGAGCGGATGGGCCGCGTCACCCGCCCCGTCTCGCACCTGATCGGCGTGCACGATACGCCGGAACTGCGCGCGGCGTGGCAGGAGATGGTTCCCGAGATCTCCGCCTTCAACGCCCGCATCGCCCTCAACCCGGGGCTGTGGAGCGCGGTCAAGGCGTACGCGGACACCGAAGCCGCGCGGGCGCTCACCGGCGTGCGCGCGCGGCACCTGAAGAAGATGGTGCGCGCCTTTGTGCGCGCCGGGGCGGACCTGCCGGACGAGGCCAAGTCGCGCATCGAGGCGCTGCGGGTGGAGCTGTCGTCCGTCGCGCAGAAGTTCGCCAACAACGTGCTCGACGCCACAAACGCGTTCGAACTGGTGGTGACGGACGAGGCGGAGCTGGAGGGGCTGCCGGAATCCGCCCGCGCACAGGCGCGCGCCGCCGCGCAGGCCAAGGGGGTGGAGGGGTGGCGCTTCACCCTGCAGATTCCCTCCTTTCAGCCGTTCCTGCAGTACTCCGCGCGGCGGGATCTGCGCCGGCGCATGTACGAGGCGTACAGCAATCGCGCCTCTTCCGGCGAGCACGACAACCGCCCGCTCATCCGCCGGCTGCTGGAGCTTCGCCGCGAGCTGGCGGGCGTGCTGGGATTTCGCGACTGGGCGGAGTACACGCTCGAGGAAAGCATGGCCGGCAGCGGCGACCGGGCCATCGCGTTCGAGGAGGACCTCACCGCCCGCACCCGCCCGGCGTGGAACCGCGAAATCGCCGCGCTGCGCGAGTTTGCCCGCGACGAACTGGGGATGAGCGAGCTGGAGCCGTGGGACGTGTCGTTCGCGGCGGAGCGGATGCGGCTGGCCCGCTTTGACCTGGACGCCGAGGCGCTTCGCCCCTACTTCCCGCTGGACCGCGTCTTGGAGGGACTGTTTGAAATCGCGCACCGGCTGTTCGGCGTCACCGTGCAGCCGCGCGAACTGGCGGCCGTGTGGCACCCCGACGTGCGCTTCTACGATGTCGCGGACGAGGGTGGCAACCGGCTGGGCGGCTTCTACACGGATTGGTTTCCGCGCGAGGACAAGCGCGGCGGCGCGTGGATGAGCGGAATGATCCTGGGCGGCCCGCGTGCGCACGGGTGGGAGCCGCATCTGGGCTTCGTGGCCGCCAACGTCAGCCCGCCGGAGGGTGACCACCCCGCCCTGCTCACCCATCGCGAGGTGCAGACCGTCTTTCACGAGTTCGGTCATCTGCTGCACCACATGCTTTCGCGCGTGGAGATCGGCGCGCTGGGCGGCACCCGCGTTCCCACCGACTGGGTGGAGCTGCCGTCGCAGATCATGGAGAACTGGACGTGGGAGCGCCCCGCGCTGGACCTGTTCGCGCGGCACTGGCAGACGGGCGAGCCCATTCCCGACGCGCTCTTTGACCGCATGCGCGCGGCCCGCATCCACATGGGCGCCCACCATCAGATGCGGCAGCTGAGCTTCGGCACGGTGGATCTGGAGCTGCACGCGCGCTTTGACCCCGCTTCCGGCGAGGACCCGGTGGCGCGCGCGCAGCGGGTGATGGAAGACTTTTCGCTCGCGCCGCGCTTTGCCCGCGACCACTTCATCACCAGCTTCGCCCACATCTTTTCCGGCGGATACGCGGCCGGCTACTACAGCTACCTGTGGTCTGAGGTGCTGGAGGCGGACGCGTTCAGCCGCTTTGCCACGGAAGGGCTCTTCAACCGCGAAACCGGCCGCGCCTACGTTGAACACGTGCTGAGCCAGGGCGACGCGGAAGATCCCGCGGAGCTGTTCCGCCGCTTCATGGGCCGCGATCCGGACCCGGAGGCGCTGCTGCGCCGCAACCTGGGCGTGGACGCCGCCGCCTGA
- the idi gene encoding isopentenyl-diphosphate Delta-isomerase, translating into MEERVVLVDENDAEVGVLEKQLAHTEGRLHRALSVFVVNGEGQMLLQRRAASKYHSPGLWTNTCCSHPRPGERVDAAARRRVREEMGFDCPMEPAFTFVYRADVGQGLVEHEFDHVFLGRWEGEPNPEPGEVDGWRWASPEEIEDEMRADPAAFTPWFRIVLARPEWARTVSGFAAPAPAA; encoded by the coding sequence ATGGAAGAACGCGTCGTGCTGGTCGACGAAAACGATGCCGAAGTGGGAGTTCTGGAAAAGCAGCTTGCCCACACCGAGGGGCGCCTGCACCGCGCGCTGTCCGTCTTTGTCGTAAACGGCGAGGGGCAGATGCTGCTGCAGCGCCGTGCCGCGTCCAAGTACCACTCGCCCGGGCTGTGGACCAACACCTGCTGCTCGCACCCGCGCCCCGGCGAACGGGTGGACGCCGCCGCGCGCCGCCGCGTGCGCGAAGAAATGGGCTTCGACTGCCCCATGGAGCCCGCCTTCACCTTTGTGTACCGCGCCGACGTGGGGCAGGGGCTGGTGGAGCACGAGTTCGACCACGTCTTTCTGGGCCGCTGGGAGGGCGAGCCGAACCCCGAGCCCGGCGAGGTGGACGGGTGGCGCTGGGCCTCGCCGGAGGAGATCGAGGACGAGATGCGCGCCGACCCCGCCGCGTTCACGCCCTGGTTCCGCATCGTCCTGGCCCGCCCGGAATGGGCCCGCACCGTGTCCGGCTTCGCCGCCCCCGCACCCGCGGCCTGA
- a CDS encoding YqjF family protein: MADSAPDEPARGAFLTAEWRWLAMLNYEMPPALLRPLVPAGTELDAWNGVTYASVVGFRFLNTRVLGIPIPFHRNFEELNLRFYVRRKGPEGWRRGVVFIKEIVPRMAIAAVARWVYNENYAALPMRHRVTVRPGTGGDVEYGWRHRRRPSLLRVAVTGDSAPLVAGSEEEFITEHYWGYARQRDGGCVEYQVQHPRWNVWRAESAVLDGDVGALYGSAFAECLSGPPRSALLADGSPVTVRRGVRIV; encoded by the coding sequence CGCATTCCTGACCGCGGAATGGCGCTGGCTGGCGATGCTGAACTACGAGATGCCGCCGGCCCTGCTCCGTCCGCTGGTGCCCGCGGGGACGGAGCTGGATGCGTGGAACGGCGTCACCTACGCCAGCGTCGTCGGCTTCCGCTTCCTGAACACGCGCGTGCTCGGCATCCCCATCCCGTTCCACCGCAATTTCGAAGAGCTCAATCTGCGCTTCTATGTCCGGCGCAAAGGCCCGGAGGGATGGCGGCGCGGCGTGGTGTTCATCAAGGAGATCGTGCCGCGCATGGCCATCGCGGCGGTCGCGCGCTGGGTGTACAACGAAAACTACGCAGCCCTCCCCATGCGCCACCGCGTGACCGTGCGGCCGGGCACGGGCGGCGATGTGGAGTACGGATGGCGCCACCGCCGCCGCCCGTCGCTGCTGCGCGTGGCCGTCACGGGCGATTCCGCGCCGCTGGTAGCGGGATCGGAAGAGGAGTTCATCACCGAGCACTACTGGGGCTACGCGCGCCAGCGGGACGGCGGCTGCGTGGAGTACCAGGTGCAGCATCCGCGCTGGAACGTGTGGCGCGCCGAATCCGCCGTGCTGGACGGCGACGTGGGCGCGCTCTACGGCTCCGCCTTCGCCGAGTGCCTGTCCGGCCCGCCGCGCTCCGCCCTGCTCGCCGACGGCTCCCCCGTCACCGTCCGCCGCGGCGTCCGCATCGTCTGA